The Sulfitobacter faviae genome includes the window TCAGCCGATTTCATCCAGTTCACGTTGCGCTGCGTTTTCACGCCATTGGCCTCATCGGCGACGTAGTTCACGGTAAAGACCACGTCATCGGCGGTGAAGTCCGAGCCGTCGTGGAATTTCACGCCTTCGCGCAGTTTGAATTCGATGGTCGTGTCGTCGATCCATTCCCATTCGGTGGCGAGGTTGCCCATGTATTCGTTGGTGACCGGATCGCGGTAGATCAGACCATCCCAGACCGCGCGTTGCAGCACCACGCCTTCGCGGGACGAGTTGAAGTAGCTGTCGACGTTCTCAAGCTCTTTGGTGAAGGCGACATTCAGCGTGTCATTGGCTTTGTCCGCCCAAGCCGCGCCCGTGGCGGCGGCCAGAACAAGCCCGGTGATGGTTGATTTCAGGACCGTGGATTTCATGGTCAACTCCCCTGCTGGTTAACGAATTCGGTTCCGTATCTTTTTGACTTGCGTACCGTATCATATAATAATACTTTATATCGCAATACGATTAATAAACGCAATCAGATCGACATACGTCAAGCCCCGGTTTGAACAATTGGGCCAGATTTCGGGGTAGGTGATTGGAAAAGAAGCAAAATACCCTCTACGTCGGGTCGCTTGCCAAGGGGCTGCGGCTGCTCCGCGCCTTCGATGAATCGCATACGGAATTGTCACTGGTCGAGCTTGCCGCGCGCAGCGGATTGGATAAAAGCGCGGTTCAGCGGCTGGCGAATACGCTGCATATCGAGGGCATGTTGGAAAAGGATCCGGCCACGCGGCGCTACCGCCCGTCCCATGCTTGGTTGGAGCTGGCCTATGCCTATTACTGGTCGGATCAATTGGTGGGGCAGGCGATTCCCAAGCTGATCGACCTCAGCCAAGAGATCGGGGAGACGGTGAACCTCGCCGAGCTTTCGACCGATCACATCATCTACGTCAGCCGATTGCCCTGCCAGCGGACCTATTTCGCGGCGACGGTGATCGGACGGCGGCTGCCTGCGCTTTCGACGTCGGCGGGGCGGGCGATCATCTCGACCTTCTCGCCCGAAGACCGGGAAGACGCGATCGAGACTTGGCCGCTCAAACCCTTCACCGCGCGCACCACGATGGACCGCGCCACGATACGCAACAGCATCGGTGAGGCCGTGCAGCAGGGCTATGCGATCTCCAGCGATCAGATGATTTTGTCCGAGATCGGGGTGGCCTGTCCGATTACCGGCCCCGATGGGCGGGCCTTTGCGGCGGTGCAATGTTCGGTCTCGGCGCATACTTGGACGCGGGAGCGGATCAGGGCCGAGATTCTGCCGCGCCTGCAGGACACGGCGAACGCCATTTCACCCTCATCGCAGGTGCATCGGCGCTAGAAAAAGGGCCGGAGCATTTCTGCTCCGGCCGGTGTCTTCTTATTCCCAGTTCAGCTTTTCTTCGCGCTGCCAGAACCGAAGTTTGCGGCAGGTCTGAAGGAACGCGTTCGCATTATCGGCAGAGACCTCCATCGTCCCTTCGTCCTTCTCAATCCCGGCGGCGTTGAGCAGCGGATCGGCGGCTGTGGTCCAAGCGATGAACTTGTTATGCGCAAAGGCGTCCGAGACGAAATCCTGCGCCGGTTTGTTCTTGGCGATCTTATCGGCTTTCTCTTCACCGAAGACCAAGGCCACCGCGTCAAAGACCACCGACGGGCCACCGTCGATCTTCTCATCCGCTTCGCGGGTGCTGCCGTCCGAGAGGGTCACCCCTTGGATATGCGGCGTCACGATGGCGACCATCGCGCCCTCATCGGCAAAGGATTTTTCCAAGGCTTCCACCACCGAGGCATCCGCGCCTTCGGTCAGGAACAGACCCAACTTGCGGCCCGCGAAGCTGTTCGGCGCGTTCTTCAGAATGCTGAGCGCATCCGAGGGCGGCAGATCGGTGATCGGCTCCCGCGCGGGTTTGGCGGGGTCCGGCATCTCGGTCACGCCTAAGCCTTCGGCCACCTGTTTCGCCAGATCGTCATGCACGTTCATCAGATGCGAGAGCATCCGCAGGCGAATGCGCTCTTCCTGACATTTCGACAGCTCGAAGGTATAGGCCGCCGCGATATGCTGCTGCTCGATCTCGGTCTGGCTGATGTAGAACTGCCGCGCTTGGCTGTAGTGGTCGGCGAATGTCTCGGAGCGCACGCGCTGTTTCGTACCTTCGACCTCTGCCGGGTAGCTCTGGAAACCAATCTGTGGGTTCTCGCGCGGGCCGCCATCCTCGCCCCAGCTGTTGGGCTCGTAGTTCACGCGGCCCTTGGGGTTGTGCATCGCCATATGCCCGTCTTGCTGGAAGTGGTGGAACGGGCATTTCGGCGCGTTGATCGGGATATGGGTGAAGTTCGGCCCGCCGAGACGCTTAAGCTGCGTGTCGAGGTAGGAGAAGTTCCGCCCCTGTAGCAGCGGGTCATTCGTGTGGTCGATCCCGCGGACGATGTTCTGGGTGCAAAAGGCCACCTGCTCAGTCTCGGCGAAGAAGTTGTCGACATTGGCGTCAAGCGTCAGCGTCCCGATGATGCGCACCGGCACCTGCTCTTCGGGGATGATCTTGGTGGCGTCGAGGATGTCGAACTCGAAGTTATCGGCGAATTCGTCGTCAAAGACCTGAATGCCCAGATCCCACTGCGGGTAGTCGCCCGCGTCGATGGCATCCCACATGTCGCGGCGGTGGAAATCCGGGTCCGCGCCGTTGATCTTGAGCGCCTCGTTCCAGACCACCGATTGCAGACCCTGCTTGGGCTTCCAGTGGAACTTGACGTAATGCGATTTGCCCTCGGCATTGACCAGCCGGAAGGTATGCACGCCGAAGCCTTCCATAAAGCGGAAGGAGCGCGGGATCGCCCGGTCGGACATCTGCCACAGCGTCATATGGATCGCCTCGGGTGAGAGCGAGACGAAATCCCAGAAGTTGTCATGCGCCGACTGGGCCTGCGGGAAGCCACGGTCAGGGGCGGGTTTGACGGAGTGGATGAGATCGGGGAACTTGATCGCGTCTTGGATAAAGAACACGGGGATGTTGTTGCCGACGAGGTCCCAGTTGCCCTCTTGCGTGTAGAACTTCGTCGCGAACCCGCGCACGTCGCGGGCCAGATCGAAAGAGCCCTTGTTGCCTGCCACGGTGGAGAAACGGGTGAAGGTCGGGGTCTTTTCGCCGACGCGCTGGAAGATATCGGCGCAGGACAGTTCGGGGATCGCTTCCTTTAGCTCGAAATGCCCATGGACGCCGTAGCCGCGGGCGTGAACGACACGCTCTGGAATGCGCTCGTGGTCGAAATGAAACATCTTCTCGCGGAATACGTGGTCTTCCATCAAGACCGGGCCGCGCGGACCTGCTTTGAGTGAGTTCTGATCATCCGCGATCGGGCCGCCCTGCGCGGTCGTCATCGTCTTTTCGCGGTCCGTGGTTTGCTGGCGGGGTTCGCCGCCTTTGCCAAGTTCTTTGTCTGTCATGATCTTTCTCCACAGCGCCCCCGGAATATAATCGGGAGGATTTGTTGCTAATATGTGGCGGGCCGAGAGGACCGCTCCAGAGCCGGCGGTGATTGCCCGACCCTATGAGAGTTCAACCACCCCCGCGGCGAGGGGTTCCGATGCTTTTGCCGGGCGGGCAGGAAAGTTCTCGCGCGGGGGGAGATCTGCGGCCTCCAATGCGAGGGGAGCGGCTGTCTCACGGACCGCGGACTTGTCCAAAAAGCCCCGCAGCAGCGCGATATGCGCGGGCAGTTCATCGACCGGAATGCGTTCAGCCTCTGGCACCTGCACCGGCCAGCAGCCCAAACCCCCCGGCGCAGTTTCTCCAGCAAGCAGCCCGCATCCGGCAAACAGTCATCGGCCAGATAGCCCGCCCCGCTCAGCCGGTTGCGCAGCGTATCGGCCATGCCGCCTGCCGCCCGCCCGACAAGCCTGCAAGAGGCTTCGACCCAGACATCATTCGCGTGATGCACCCGGCGGCCCGCGGCCCGCAGGGCACGGATGATCGCGCGGTCCTCGCCACAGGGGATTGGGGCGAAACCGCCGACGGCCTCATAGGCATCGCGGGTGAAGCCAAGGCTGGCCCCGGCGCTTCGCCGTGGCTGCCTTGCAAATCGGCGCAGTTCGGGGCGTGCCGCGCGTAGAGCGTGAGCACCAAGCGGCGGTAAGTCATTTCATGGGCCTCAAGCATTGGGTCTTGCTGCGCCAAACAGGCGGCCTCTTCGGGTTCAGCGTGACCCTGCCGCAGAGGGCGTCAAAGCGTTGGAGGTGGTGAATGCTGCGCGCGACCCAATCGGGGCTGACGCGGCAATCGGCATCGGTGGTCAGGATCTGGCGCAGATGAGGCATCTGTTCCAAGGCCACGGCGCAGCCCTTCCGCCGTGCCGCGCCGACCCCCATTCCGGGGGGAAGGTGAGATCGAGCACGGTGAGGTCGATGCCAAGCCGCCCCGCCGCCGCCGTGGCGATCTTGGCGGTGTCGTCATCGGTGTTGTTCACCACAAGGATTACGTGGACACGGTCGTTGCACTGGGGGGCAAGGGCGGTGAGGCAATCGCCGATCCGCTCCGCCTCGTTCCGGGCGGGGATGATGATTGCGGTGTCTTTCCAGCGCTCGAAACTCATCTGTCACCCTCCGGAAAGGCGCGGTCGATGCGGTAGTCCTCGGTCGCGCTGACGCAGGTGAAGGCATGGGTGTCGAGCGCCTTGGCAAAGCCGTTCAGCGCCTCCTCCCCTTGCAACGGATTGCCGGTGTCACCGCGCCAAGTCACGCAGATGATCTCGGCCTTCGGCCAGCGGGTCGCGATGTCGGTCGCCAGTTGGTCCAGCCCCGCATGATCCAGAAAATAGAGCACTTCGGAGAGGATCAGCAGATCGAAGTCCCCTCGGGCAGGGGGCCGGGATAGAACCCTTGGACGAAGCGCCCCTCCGGCACCGCTTTGCGCGCGGCGGTCAGGGCGCTGGCGACCGCATCCATCCCGGTATAGCGCGCGCAGATGTCGATCAGGTGGCGTGCCAATTGACCATTGCCGCAGCCGAGTTCAAAGGCCGAGCGGTAGCCATCCTGCGAAAGCGCCGCCCGCGTCGCGGCGAATTTGGCCTGCTCATAGGCGCTATGTTCGAACCCCCAAGGATCGCTCGTCTCGGCATAGAGACCTTGAAGATGATCCAACCCCACACCCATCACGGCATCCTCCAAAAAATTTCGTCTTGCTGCGCGAAGAGGTTGATCATCGACTCGGGCAGAACGAACCCCTCGGGATCGTCTTGCACGACTTGGCCAAGCTGGCTGCGATGCGCGCGGATCGCAGCACTCTTGGCGTCGCGATAGGCGGCGGTGTCGAGGGTCAGGGGGGCGTAGCCTGCTGTGTTCTCGGCGAAGTTCGGATCATCGAAACGGCTCCACACCGGATAGCTATGAAAATGCAGATCGGGGCGCTGCGCGCGCAGGCCGTCGGCCAGTGACGCGGTGGTTTTATGGTCGCAGTGTTTGTCCTCGCGGGCCGGGACGAAGATGTGACGTGCCGTTTGCGCGTCGATCACCTGCATCAGCTCGGTCAGGATGGCGTCGGCAGGCACCTCGTGCAATTGGCTGTCGGGATGGCCGAGCCATGTCAAATCCGCCGCGCCGCCACCAAGGAGATCGAGCGCCTCTGCCAATTCCGCGCGCCGCGTCTCGGCCAATCGGGCCGGGGGCCATGCGCGGGAACCGGGGTGGCTTGCGCCGCCATCGGTCAGGCAGATGACATGCGCCCCGGCCCCTGCGAAAGCGCGGGCCAAAAGACCGCCGCAGCCGAGTGTTTCGTCGTCCGGGTGCGGCGCCAGTACCACGATCTTTTCGCGGCCCGACAGAGCCTCGGCGAGGGGGGCGTTATGGCTCATCCAAAGACACCCCAAACCGTCTGGTCACTCGAAAGCGCATGGCGAGCGGCGCGTTGTAGGAAGGCGTCGCGCGCGGCTTGGCGCAGATAGACCGAAAGATCGCGCGCCATGCGGCCCGTCTCGGAGGTTCCGGTGAAATGGCGCAACCCGAGGCTTTGCTCCACCGCTTTGATCGCGTCGAGGGCGACCTCCTCGGTATAAATCCGCGCGGCGATGGCGGTGCTGACGAGGGTCTCCTCCGCGCGGTCATCCGCATCGGCGAGAGCGGCGCGTTCGACCAATGCCATACCAGCCCAGACCCGCATCAGCACCTGCATCAGGCGGCTCAATTGGGCCTCGGCCTCAAGCCGGTCCATGTCCCGCAGCGCAGTGGCTGCCGCATCAATCAACCCCGCCGCGGCGCCCGCCTGAAGCGCTGCGATCCGCCAGACGCCGCCGACGAAATGCGGCTCTTTCAGATAGTCGCCGGGGGCGCCGATAAGCGCGTCATCCTCAAGAGGCAGGCCGGAAAAATCATAGGTCCCCGAGGCCGTTGCCCGCATCCCCAGCATGTCCCATTGCGAGGCATCGCCGCGGGCGGGGTCGGTCACATCGATCAGCGCAAGCTGCACCTCGGGGCCGGAATTGAGCGAGACGAGCGTATGGGTCACAGTGCCGAGGCCGGAAGCGAAGATCTTCTCACCCTTCAAAACACCCTTTTCGGAACGCGCCGGATTGCTGCCATCGGCCCCCAAACGCCCAGAAGCCCGCCCTGCCGGATCACCTGTTTCGCCCGCTCCGCCTGCGCCGCACTGCCGTATAGGCGGATCAGGCGCAGCGCGTTGACGTGGCCCTCCCATAAACGGCCGACGCTGAGGTTGGCGGCACCGATCTGCATCAGCGCATGGGCGGTGCGCAAAGGGGCCGTGGCGCCATCTTCCAGCATCAGCCCCGCGTCACGCAGAATGTCGATAGAGCCGCTGATGGGGGCGGCGCCCGCCTCCTCGGCCCGTGCCGCGTGGCGCAGGGCCTTTCGAGCAGATTGCGAAAGGATATCCCTTTGCGACTGGGGCGGAAAAGGGTCGAAACGCGGCGCACTGTTCATGGCAGTGCCCGACAGCCGCGCAAGGATACACCTTTGAGATCAAGCGTCACGATACTGCCCCCCATTCGTGAAACGGGCAGCCTACGCGCGTGGCAGCACTGCCTTCGGGAGTGCAACCGTTCAACTTGTCTCTTGGTTCCCGCCTACGTTGCAACCGCGGCGGGGGGCGGATGTCAGCCCTCGGGAATCTCGCCCATCACCTTGGGCACATGGTAGCCCTTTTGCACCGCATCTCGCGCGCGCAGGCGCTGATACCACGCACGCACATTGGGATAGTCGGCAAGGTCGATCTGCTGCCATTCATAGCGCGACACCCAAGGCCAGCAGGCCATATCCGCGATGGAATATTCGCCGCAAATGTGGTCCCGCCCCTCAAGCTGTTTGTCGAGCACGCCGTAAAGCC containing:
- a CDS encoding IclR family transcriptional regulator, which gives rise to MEKKQNTLYVGSLAKGLRLLRAFDESHTELSLVELAARSGLDKSAVQRLANTLHIEGMLEKDPATRRYRPSHAWLELAYAYYWSDQLVGQAIPKLIDLSQEIGETVNLAELSTDHIIYVSRLPCQRTYFAATVIGRRLPALSTSAGRAIISTFSPEDREDAIETWPLKPFTARTTMDRATIRNSIGEAVQQGYAISSDQMILSEIGVACPITGPDGRAFAAVQCSVSAHTWTRERIRAEILPRLQDTANAISPSSQVHRR
- a CDS encoding catalase — its product is MTDKELGKGGEPRQQTTDREKTMTTAQGGPIADDQNSLKAGPRGPVLMEDHVFREKMFHFDHERIPERVVHARGYGVHGHFELKEAIPELSCADIFQRVGEKTPTFTRFSTVAGNKGSFDLARDVRGFATKFYTQEGNWDLVGNNIPVFFIQDAIKFPDLIHSVKPAPDRGFPQAQSAHDNFWDFVSLSPEAIHMTLWQMSDRAIPRSFRFMEGFGVHTFRLVNAEGKSHYVKFHWKPKQGLQSVVWNEALKINGADPDFHRRDMWDAIDAGDYPQWDLGIQVFDDEFADNFEFDILDATKIIPEEQVPVRIIGTLTLDANVDNFFAETEQVAFCTQNIVRGIDHTNDPLLQGRNFSYLDTQLKRLGGPNFTHIPINAPKCPFHHFQQDGHMAMHNPKGRVNYEPNSWGEDGGPRENPQIGFQSYPAEVEGTKQRVRSETFADHYSQARQFYISQTEIEQQHIAAAYTFELSKCQEERIRLRMLSHLMNVHDDLAKQVAEGLGVTEMPDPAKPAREPITDLPPSDALSILKNAPNSFAGRKLGLFLTEGADASVVEALEKSFADEGAMVAIVTPHIQGVTLSDGSTREADEKIDGGPSVVFDAVALVFGEEKADKIAKNKPAQDFVSDAFAHNKFIAWTTAADPLLNAAGIEKDEGTMEVSADNANAFLQTCRKLRFWQREEKLNWE
- a CDS encoding glycosyltransferase; protein product: MGVGAARRKGCAVALEQMPHLRQILTTDADCRVSPDWVARSIHHLQRFDALCGRVTLNPKRPPVWRSKTQCLRPMK
- a CDS encoding glycosyltransferase produces the protein MSFERWKDTAIIIPARNEAERIGDCLTALAPQCNDRVHVILVVNNTDDDTAKIATAAAGRLGIDLTVLDLTFPPEWGSARHGGRAAPWPWNRCLICARS
- a CDS encoding class I SAM-dependent methyltransferase, with the translated sequence MGVGLDHLQGLYAETSDPWGFEHSAYEQAKFAATRAALSQDGYRSAFELGCGNGQLARHLIDICARYTGMDAVASALTAARKAVPEGRFVQGFYPGPLPEGTSIC
- a CDS encoding PIG-L deacetylase family protein; protein product: MSHNAPLAEALSGREKIVVLAPHPDDETLGCGGLLARAFAGAGAHVICLTDGGASHPGSRAWPPARLAETRRAELAEALDLLGGGAADLTWLGHPDSQLHEVPADAILTELMQVIDAQTARHIFVPAREDKHCDHKTTASLADGLRAQRPDLHFHSYPVWSRFDDPNFAENTAGYAPLTLDTAAYRDAKSAAIRAHRSQLGQVVQDDPEGFVLPESMINLFAQQDEIFWRMP
- a CDS encoding acyl-CoA dehydrogenase → MKGEKIFASGLGTVTHTLVSLNSGPEVQLALIDVTDPARGDASQWDMLGMRATASGTYDFSGLPLEDDALIGAPGDYLKEPHFVGGVWRIAALQAGAAAGLIDAAATALRDMDRLEAEAQLSRLMQVLMRVWAGMALVERAALADADDRAEETLVSTAIAARIYTEEVALDAIKAVEQSLGLRHFTGTSETGRMARDLSVYLRQAARDAFLQRAARHALSSDQTVWGVFG